One genomic segment of Actinoplanes ianthinogenes includes these proteins:
- a CDS encoding UDP-glucose dehydrogenase family protein, whose amino-acid sequence MKVCVVGTGYVGLTTGVSLAFLGHEVTCVDLDQHKVDMLRAGKCPIYEPGMEELLAEAAPNLSFTTSYAEGVPGADVVFVAVQTPSAADGSPDLRFLRSAAESVAQSLDHEFTVVVNKSTVPIGSGNWVDAILRDSFAQRADRPAGVEFAVASNPEFLREGNAIADTLFPDRIVIGSDNPRSLEVLNRLYRPIINQTFTPPTFMPRPEDASAVPLVSTDLASAELIKYAANAFLALKISYVNEIGQLAAKVGADITEVARGMGLDQRIGSRFLQPGVGWGGSCFGKDTKALVATASEYNLEMPIVKAARDVNQRQRAIAVERLQDELRILKGRKIGLLGLAFKPNTDDLRDSPALDIASLLLARGARVRLHDPIAAERFRREQPELAPHLSETLDGVFDDCDAVVLVTEWAQYLELDWSKFVGLMRNPLVLDGRHALDGDRMRRLGYKYLAVAG is encoded by the coding sequence TCGGCACCGGTTATGTCGGTCTGACCACCGGAGTCAGCCTCGCCTTCCTCGGGCACGAGGTGACCTGCGTGGATCTCGACCAGCACAAGGTCGACATGCTGCGCGCCGGGAAGTGCCCGATCTACGAACCCGGGATGGAGGAGCTGCTCGCCGAGGCGGCGCCCAACCTGAGCTTCACCACCAGCTACGCCGAGGGGGTTCCCGGCGCCGACGTGGTGTTCGTGGCCGTGCAGACCCCCTCGGCCGCCGACGGCAGCCCGGACCTGCGCTTCCTGCGATCCGCCGCGGAGAGCGTGGCCCAGTCGCTGGACCACGAGTTCACCGTCGTGGTGAACAAGTCGACCGTGCCGATTGGCAGCGGCAACTGGGTGGACGCGATCCTGCGCGACTCGTTCGCGCAGCGTGCGGACCGCCCGGCCGGCGTCGAGTTCGCGGTCGCCTCGAACCCGGAGTTCCTGCGCGAGGGCAACGCCATCGCGGACACCCTGTTCCCGGACCGGATCGTGATCGGCTCGGACAACCCGCGCAGCCTCGAGGTGCTGAACCGGCTCTACCGGCCGATCATCAACCAGACCTTCACCCCGCCGACCTTCATGCCGCGACCGGAGGACGCCTCCGCGGTTCCGCTGGTCTCCACCGACCTGGCCTCGGCCGAGCTGATCAAGTACGCGGCCAACGCGTTCCTGGCCCTCAAGATCAGCTACGTGAACGAGATCGGCCAGCTGGCCGCCAAGGTCGGCGCGGACATCACCGAGGTGGCCCGCGGCATGGGCCTGGACCAGCGGATCGGCTCCCGGTTCCTGCAGCCGGGCGTGGGCTGGGGCGGCTCCTGTTTCGGCAAGGACACCAAGGCCCTGGTCGCCACCGCGAGCGAGTACAACCTCGAGATGCCGATCGTGAAGGCGGCCCGCGACGTCAACCAGCGGCAGCGGGCGATCGCCGTGGAGCGCCTCCAGGACGAGCTGCGCATCCTCAAGGGCCGCAAGATCGGCCTGCTCGGGCTGGCGTTCAAGCCGAACACCGACGACCTGCGCGACTCCCCCGCGCTGGACATCGCGAGCCTGCTGCTGGCCCGCGGCGCCCGGGTGCGGCTGCACGACCCGATCGCGGCCGAGCGCTTCCGCCGCGAGCAGCCGGAGCTGGCCCCGCACCTGAGCGAGACCCTCGACGGTGTGTTCGACGACTGCGACGCGGTCGTGCTGGTCACCGAGTGGGCGCAGTACCTGGAGCTGGACTGGAGCAAGTTCGTCGGGCTGATGCGCAACCCGCTGGTGCTGGACGGCCGGCACGCGCTCGACGGCGACCGGATGCGCCGCCTCGGGTACAAGTACCTCGCCGTGGCGGGCTGA
- a CDS encoding ABC transporter substrate-binding protein, with translation MFGLRGSSRSRVALAGALSAGLVFSLAACGDDKSDSSGSTDAASAGIDCSVFSQFGDLKGKTVSVYTGIVTPEDTPQKKSYEPFEKCTGVTVKYEGDKSFETQILVRAKAGSPPDIAYVPQPGLLQQLVATGAAKEAPKEVSDNTDKFWGKDWKAYGTVDGKFYAAPLGANVKSLVWYSPKDFKDKGYTVPTTLDDLKALSDKIAATGSKPWCAGIGSGDATGWPVTDWVEDFMLRLSGAETYDKWVKHEIPFNGPESTAAFNAVGEYLKNDKYVNGGLGDVKSVASTTFQDAGLQILEGNCSLHRQASFYAANFPQGTDISENGQIYAFYLPGKDATTKPVLGGGEFVLAFADRPEVKAFQYFLSTDTWANLKAKASSGWVSANKGLKIENLTNPIDVLSAKILQDPNAQFRFDGSDMMPAAVGSNAFWKQATAWIIGQDTTTTVNNIETAWPKK, from the coding sequence ATGTTCGGTCTACGTGGGAGTTCGCGATCGCGAGTCGCGCTCGCCGGTGCCCTGAGCGCCGGGCTGGTCTTCAGCCTGGCTGCCTGTGGCGACGACAAGAGTGACTCGAGCGGTTCCACCGACGCGGCGTCAGCGGGTATCGACTGTTCGGTGTTCAGCCAGTTCGGCGACCTCAAGGGCAAGACCGTCTCGGTCTACACCGGCATCGTGACCCCGGAGGACACTCCGCAGAAGAAGTCGTACGAGCCTTTCGAGAAGTGCACCGGCGTCACGGTCAAGTACGAGGGCGACAAGTCCTTCGAGACGCAGATCCTGGTCCGGGCGAAGGCCGGCAGCCCGCCGGACATCGCGTACGTGCCGCAGCCGGGTCTGCTCCAGCAGCTGGTTGCCACCGGCGCCGCCAAGGAAGCCCCCAAGGAGGTGTCGGACAACACCGACAAGTTCTGGGGCAAGGACTGGAAGGCGTACGGCACGGTCGACGGCAAGTTCTACGCCGCGCCGCTGGGTGCCAACGTGAAGTCCCTGGTGTGGTACTCGCCGAAGGACTTCAAGGACAAGGGCTACACGGTCCCCACCACGCTGGACGACCTGAAGGCCCTCAGCGACAAGATCGCCGCCACCGGCTCCAAGCCGTGGTGCGCGGGCATCGGCTCCGGTGACGCCACCGGCTGGCCGGTCACCGACTGGGTCGAGGACTTCATGCTGCGCCTGTCCGGCGCCGAGACCTACGACAAGTGGGTCAAGCACGAGATCCCGTTCAACGGCCCCGAGTCCACCGCCGCGTTCAACGCCGTCGGTGAGTACCTGAAGAACGACAAGTACGTCAACGGCGGTCTCGGCGACGTCAAGAGCGTGGCCTCCACCACGTTCCAGGACGCCGGCCTGCAGATCCTCGAGGGCAACTGCTCGCTGCACCGCCAGGCCTCGTTCTACGCGGCCAACTTCCCGCAGGGCACCGACATCTCGGAGAACGGCCAGATCTACGCGTTCTACCTGCCGGGCAAGGACGCCACCACCAAGCCGGTCCTCGGCGGTGGCGAGTTCGTGCTGGCCTTCGCCGACCGTCCCGAGGTCAAGGCGTTCCAGTACTTCCTGTCCACCGACACCTGGGCCAACCTCAAGGCCAAGGCGTCGAGCGGCTGGGTCAGCGCCAACAAGGGCCTGAAGATCGAGAACCTGACCAACCCGATCGACGTGCTCTCCGCGAAGATCCTCCAGGACCCGAACGCGCAGTTCCGGTTCGACGGTTCCGACATGATGCCCGCCGCGGTCGGCTCGAACGCGTTCTGGAAGCAGGCCACGGCCTGGATCATCGGCCAGGACACGACCACCACGGTCAACAACATCGAAACCGCATGGCCCAAGAAGTGA
- a CDS encoding carbohydrate ABC transporter permease: MLSALLLFAAVLGVILFLASRVRGKRSDTWVGYLYLLPVVLLLAVGLVYPGLRTVYESFFDAQGSAFIGVDNYKTIFTDGDQLSVLGNTIIWVLIVPVVATGIGLVYAILVDKSRFESFAKALIFLPMAISMVAAGVIWKFMYEYRPDQQNVKQIGLINQIIVWLGGKPVQLLITDTAKLNTLLLIVVFIWIQAGFAMTILSAAIKAIPDEIIEAARLDGVSPWSMFVKITLPSVRTTIVVVLTTLAIGTLKVFDVVRTMTGGNFRTSVIANEFYSQLIRADNQGLAAALAVVLFVLVTPIIVYNIRQVRQEA; the protein is encoded by the coding sequence ATGCTCTCCGCGCTGCTGCTGTTCGCCGCCGTGCTGGGCGTCATCCTCTTCCTCGCCAGCCGAGTCCGGGGCAAGCGCTCCGACACCTGGGTCGGCTACCTCTACCTGCTGCCGGTCGTGCTGCTGCTGGCCGTCGGCCTGGTCTACCCCGGTCTCCGCACCGTCTACGAATCGTTCTTCGACGCGCAGGGCAGCGCGTTCATCGGCGTCGACAACTACAAGACGATCTTCACCGACGGTGACCAGCTCTCCGTGCTGGGCAACACCATCATCTGGGTCCTGATCGTCCCGGTCGTCGCCACCGGCATCGGCCTGGTCTACGCCATCCTGGTGGACAAGTCCCGGTTCGAGTCGTTCGCCAAGGCGCTGATCTTCCTGCCGATGGCGATCTCGATGGTCGCCGCCGGCGTCATCTGGAAGTTCATGTACGAGTACCGCCCCGACCAGCAGAACGTGAAGCAGATCGGCCTGATCAACCAGATCATCGTCTGGCTCGGCGGCAAGCCGGTCCAGCTGCTGATCACCGACACGGCCAAGCTGAACACGCTGCTGCTGATCGTGGTGTTCATCTGGATCCAGGCGGGCTTCGCCATGACGATCCTGTCCGCCGCGATCAAGGCGATCCCGGACGAGATCATCGAGGCCGCCCGCCTCGACGGCGTCAGCCCGTGGAGCATGTTCGTCAAGATCACGCTGCCCAGCGTCCGGACGACCATCGTCGTGGTGCTGACCACGCTGGCCATCGGCACGCTGAAGGTCTTCGACGTGGTCCGCACGATGACCGGTGGTAACTTCCGGACCAGCGTCATCGCGAACGAGTTCTACAGCCAGCTGATCCGGGCCGACAACCAGGGCCTCGCCGCCGCGCTCGCGGTGGTGCTGTTCGTCCTGGTCACCCCGATCATCGTCTACAACATCCGCCAAGTCCGTCAGGAGGCATGA